DNA sequence from the Sinorhizobium alkalisoli genome:
AAATGAACCGGCGCCTTGAGCCAGTAATTGTCCCAATACCCGTCCGAAGGCACGCGCTGGACATCAAGCTTCAGGCCGATCTCGGCCGCGGAAGCCTGAATGATCATTGCCATATCGATGGAGGCGGTGGCCGCTTCGGAAGCAACCACTGGGATTGATTGGCCGAACACGCCGGCCTTCTCGAAGTGGAATTTCGCCTTTTCCGGATCGAAGGCCCGCGGCTTCAGGTCGGCATTGTGATAGAAGTTGGCCGGCGAGACCGGCTGGTCATTGCCGAGCTCGCCGAGGCCGCGGAGCGCCGATTTGACGATCTGCTCGCGGTTGACGAGGGACTTCATGCCCTCGACGAAATCGCGCTTGCTGCCGGGCTCCATGTCCAGGCGCATGTTGAGATTCGTGTAGTTGCCTGAAGTCGACTTGGAGAGCACGAAGCCGTCACCCTGGCTCTCGACAAGGCGCATTGAACGCGGATTGATCGTGGCTGCCAGGTGGATGTCGCCGGACAAGAGCGCATTGACGCGCGAGCTGTCGTCGCTGATCGCGAAATACTCGAAGGAATCGACGTGCGGGCCGGACTTCCAGTAGTTTTTGTTCTTGACGCCGATCGAGCGCACACCCGGCTCGAAGAGCTCCCTGACGAAGGCGCCGGTGCCGTTCCCCTTTGAGAAGTCGGTGGTGCCATCGGCGACGATCATGAAGTGGTGCAGCGACAGGATCGTCGGCAGGTCGGCGTTCGGGTCGGCAAGGGTGATCTCGACGGTCTGCTTGTCGATCGCTTTGAAGCCGGTCATCTGCGCGGCGATCTTCGCAACCTTGGAACCGACCGACGGGTCGAGATGGCGCTTCAGCGAGAAGATCACGTCGTCAGCGGTGAGCGGCTTGCCGTCATGGAAGGTGATGTCGCTTTTCAGTTTGACGGTCCAGGTCTGGGCATCCTTGGTCTCGATTGCTTCGGCAAGCTCCATCTGCGGCGTGCCGGACTTATCGAGGAAGGTGAGGCGGTTGTAGAAGGAGCAGCAGCGGACGTAGTCGGTCGAGAGCGATGCCTTGGCCGGGTCGAGCGTGTCGGCGGTCGAGGACGACCATCCGGCAGCCTTCAGCGTGCCGCCGGCGACCGGCGTCGCGGCAACCGCCTGACCGGCGCGGCCGAGCAGGACGCCGCCGGCCGACATGGCGACGCCGCCCGCAAGCAGCATCTGCAACAGTTCGCGGCGTGTGGCGCCACGACGGATGGCGGTTTCGACCATGGCGTCGTCCGACCTGGTCCAGTTGGTGATCTTGTCTGTCATGACATTCCCCTTCTCAATTGGCGGGCTGCCCTTCTCTTGTGGGCTTCGACCCGATCCGTTGAATGGATCACTTGCGTTCTTCAGCCACGGCGTCGGCGAGGGCTGCCATCGAGGTGAAGTGATAGTCCGGCTTCGTGAATTCGGCTGGCTCGATGGTGCCGCCGTAGCCCTTCTGGGCATGGCGGCGCTCGATCCAGCAATTGGTCATGCCGAGCTCCCGCGAGATGCCGATGTCGTGATACTGGCTCTGGGCGACATGCAGGATGTCGTCCTTGGAATGGCCTTCGGACGCGACGAAGTCGAACACCTTTTCAAAGAAGGCGGGGTCCGGCTTTTCGGTGCCGGTGTCGTCCGCGGTGAAGGCGGCGTAAAAGGGGTTACCGAGCTCGCGCGCGAAACACTCGAAGGCCCAGCGGCGGGCGTTGGTCATGGCGATGAGCCGGTAATCCTTCGCAAGCCGCGCCAGGGCATCGGCGCTGTCCGCGAAGCCTTTCCAGTTCCTTGCCGAGTCCCGCAGGCGCTCGCCATAGCTTCGGTCTGCTGGCAGGCCAAGCTTCGGCGCGATCTGGAGGTAGACCCGCACGAGATCGTCGGGAAAGAGGTCCGCGTCCTCGGAATAGCGGGCGGCGCGATAGAGCGTCAGCGCCTCTTCGCCGTCGATATCGACGCCCGCCTCGGCCGCGATGCCGGCGAGGCAGTCCTTGAGGCCGCTCTCGAAGTCGATCAGCGTGCCGACTACGTCGAAGGTCATATATTTGAATTCCGGAAGGCTCTTCAACTTCAGTCCCCAGTTTTCGGGCTCACAAGGAGCGGCTTGATGGAAGAAGAATATTCTGTTCCCGTCGCGGGATCTCCGCCCCGCCGATCGACGACCGCATTTACTGTAATGCCGCCATTTCGCGATTTCAGTTTGGCTGCTGTGCCGCGCGGAAGTTTCCGAAAAGATACGGTGACGCGGCACAAAATTTCGAATATGTCCATTCCGCGAAATAAGCGGATGGTCGCTCTCAGGCCCTCACGGCCGCGCGTACGTCCGGGTCCGCCAAGGTCTCGTCCAGCACCTTCCGGGTGCGCTCGACGATGGCGTCGATGTCGGCGTCGGTGCAGCAGAGCGGCGGCGCATAGCCGAGGACGCCGTTGGCGAAGGCGCGGATGACGAGGCCGTTCTCCCAGGCGCGGTCGAAGATGCGCCGTGCCGGGTCGGCTGCGGCCGGCAACGGGGTCTTCTTCTCCTTGTCGGTTACGAGCTCAACGGCCGCCAGCATGCCGCGGCCGCGGACATCGCCGACGAGCGGATGGTCCTTGAGGCCTTCAAGCCCCGCCATCAGCCGTGCGCCGGCTTTGCGGCCGTTGTCCAGCAACCCGTTCTCGTAGAGCTTCAGCACTTCAAGGCCGACCGCGGCGCTGACCGGATGGGCCGAATAGGTGTAGCCGTGGCCGACGGCTGCGGCACCGGCGCTGTCGGCGATCGTCTGGTAGATATGATCGCCCATGAAAACCGCGCCCATCGGCACGTAGCCGGAAGTCAAGCCCTTCGCCACGGTCATGAGGTCCGGAACGATCTCATCTTCCTCGCAGGCAAAGAGCGGTCCGGTGCGGCCGAAGCCGGTGATCACCTCGTCGGCAACGAAGAGAATGCCGAGTTCATGGCAAAGATTGCGCATTGCCTTCATCCAGCCTTTGGGCGGTACCAGCACTCCGCCGGAGCCCTGGATCGGCTCGGCATAGAAGGCCGCGACCCGCTCGGAACCGATCTCCTCGACCTTGCGCCGCAGCGCTGCAAGCGACGCATCAATGATCGCCTGCGGATCGTCGCCGACCGGATTACGGTAAGCATAGTGCGATGGAATCTTGTGCTGCCAGTCAAAGGGTATGCCAAAGCCCGCATGGAACAAAGGCAAGGCCGTCAGGCCCGCACCAACCGTCGAGGAGCCGTGATAGCCCTGCTCGATGGAGATGAACTGGTCGCGCTGCGGTTCACCCCGGGCGATCCAGTAATAGCGGATAAACCGGATCGTGCTGTCGACCGCATCGGAGCCGCCGAGCGTGAAATAGACGTGGTCGAGATTGCCCGGCGCCCGTTCGGCGAGTTCCGAGGCAAGCCGGATCGCCGGCTCCGATCCGAGACCGAAATAGGCGGTCGCATAGGGCAGATCGCGCATCTGCCGCGTTGCCACCTCGACGATGCTCTCATGGCCGTAGCCGGCATTGACGCACCAGAGGCCGGCAAATCCGTCGATCAGCTGCTTGCCTGAAGCGTCGGTGACTGTCGCACCTGAAGCCGAGGCGAGCACGCGCACGCCCAGCTTTTCATGGCCGCGATAGGAGGCGACCGGATGCACGAGATGAGCACGGTCCAGTTCGATGAGGGAATTGCTGTACATGGGGACTCTCCGGGTCAGCCAAACGCCTGGTTGGCGAGGGCGAAGGTTGTCGCGGTGGCGTCGGCAGCGCGTTCACTGACCGACGTCCTCATAGCGATAGCGTCGCCGACATGGGCAAGACCCTGTTCGGCGAGCCATGGCCCGAGGCCGGTATCTGCGATTGTATCAATCCGCAAAAATCGCCCGGGCCGCCGGGCGATGAAATGTGCGATCAATGCCTTGGCGTCGTTGAGATCGGCGGCAACAACCGGCCCGATGACCTCGCCACGGCCAAAAGGCCTCAGGGCAGCGAAGCCGCAAACGCGTCCATCGCGGCGCATCACCGCGAATTCGCCGACCGCCTCGATAGAGGCGATGAGGTCG
Encoded proteins:
- a CDS encoding ABC transporter substrate-binding protein is translated as MTDKITNWTRSDDAMVETAIRRGATRRELLQMLLAGGVAMSAGGVLLGRAGQAVAATPVAGGTLKAAGWSSSTADTLDPAKASLSTDYVRCCSFYNRLTFLDKSGTPQMELAEAIETKDAQTWTVKLKSDITFHDGKPLTADDVIFSLKRHLDPSVGSKVAKIAAQMTGFKAIDKQTVEITLADPNADLPTILSLHHFMIVADGTTDFSKGNGTGAFVRELFEPGVRSIGVKNKNYWKSGPHVDSFEYFAISDDSSRVNALLSGDIHLAATINPRSMRLVESQGDGFVLSKSTSGNYTNLNMRLDMEPGSKRDFVEGMKSLVNREQIVKSALRGLGELGNDQPVSPANFYHNADLKPRAFDPEKAKFHFEKAGVFGQSIPVVASEAATASIDMAMIIQASAAEIGLKLDVQRVPSDGYWDNYWLKAPVHFGNINPRPTPDILFSLLYASSAPWNESQYKSEKFDKMLIEARGLLDQEKRREIYNEMQVMVSNEAGAIIPAYISNVDALTAKLKGLEPNPLGGQMGYAFAEYVWLEA
- a CDS encoding aspartate aminotransferase family protein; translation: MYSNSLIELDRAHLVHPVASYRGHEKLGVRVLASASGATVTDASGKQLIDGFAGLWCVNAGYGHESIVEVATRQMRDLPYATAYFGLGSEPAIRLASELAERAPGNLDHVYFTLGGSDAVDSTIRFIRYYWIARGEPQRDQFISIEQGYHGSSTVGAGLTALPLFHAGFGIPFDWQHKIPSHYAYRNPVGDDPQAIIDASLAALRRKVEEIGSERVAAFYAEPIQGSGGVLVPPKGWMKAMRNLCHELGILFVADEVITGFGRTGPLFACEEDEIVPDLMTVAKGLTSGYVPMGAVFMGDHIYQTIADSAGAAAVGHGYTYSAHPVSAAVGLEVLKLYENGLLDNGRKAGARLMAGLEGLKDHPLVGDVRGRGMLAAVELVTDKEKKTPLPAAADPARRIFDRAWENGLVIRAFANGVLGYAPPLCCTDADIDAIVERTRKVLDETLADPDVRAAVRA
- a CDS encoding HAD-IA family hydrolase, which translates into the protein MTFDVVGTLIDFESGLKDCLAGIAAEAGVDIDGEEALTLYRAARYSEDADLFPDDLVRVYLQIAPKLGLPADRSYGERLRDSARNWKGFADSADALARLAKDYRLIAMTNARRWAFECFARELGNPFYAAFTADDTGTEKPDPAFFEKVFDFVASEGHSKDDILHVAQSQYHDIGISRELGMTNCWIERRHAQKGYGGTIEPAEFTKPDYHFTSMAALADAVAEERK